The DNA window CGGCGACGGCTCTAACGGTTTTTTTTCAGTCCCGCGCGTCGTTACCGATGAAACATGGTGAAAAACTTTAACGCCGGAAAGGATTTTTATTTTTTTGATGAGGTCGCGGCCGATATATTCATAGTCCATTGCCAGATTGCCTTTGGGCTTCTCAACGATGTCGAGTGCACCGGCACGAATAGCGTTGAAGGCAATGTTAAGGTCGTCTTTACCGACTGAAGCACTGATCACAAGAATCGGCGTCGGACAAATGGTCATGATTTGTTTCGTCGCTTCGAATCCGTCCATGACCGGCATACGAATATCCATCGTGACGATATCGGGACGCAACAATCGTACTTTCTCAACCGCTTCTTTACCGTTGCGTGCTGTTCCGATCACCTGGAACTCCTCTTCAGAAGCGAATATCTTCTGAAGGATCATCGTTACCGTCATTGAATCTTCAGCGATCAGGATCTTGATCATATGCTACAATAGTTTCTCAATCGTTTCAAGTAAGTTGGACTGATCGAATGAACCTTTGACAATGTACGCATTGGCGCCAACTTCAATGCCTTTCCGTTTGTCCTTTTCTGATTCCAACGAAGTACAAAGAACAAATGGAATTTCCTGGAATTTCGATTCTTTGCGAACTTTTTCGGCAAACTCAAAACCGGTCATCATCGGCATTTCAACATCGCTCACCACAATATCAAAGCCGCCTTCCGAGAGTTTTTGATAGCCTTCCAAACCGTTAGTCGCTGTTGTTACATGATAGCCGGCCGATTCGAGAATATTTTTTTCGAGAGTACGAGTCGTGATAGAATCGTC is part of the bacterium genome and encodes:
- a CDS encoding response regulator, with translation GLSKSTAAIKTGQHLTKIETNKFPAVVLSSLGRRVAFLVDKLLDEQEVVVKNLGNQLKRVKNVAGSTVLGDGRISVILNPNDLIKSVQGSGTKFVFRERRTRDLVKKRVLVVDDSITTRTLEKNILESAGYHVTTATNGLEGYQKLSEGGFDIVVSDVEMPMMTGFEFAEKVRKESKFQEIPFVLCTSLESEKDKRKGIEVGANAYIVKGSFDQSNLLETIEKLL